A genome region from Corallococcus exiguus includes the following:
- a CDS encoding energy transducer TonB, giving the protein MRWSWLFLSLLLGFTGCAHSGVPTLPASHGHLMSAMEDVQSKRGLPSTGLWDLAIGDEVAPRPAPKLDPAQAPLVFEKAVKTLRGTPGEEAVLSAFRDISAACAAEFAEACTFTSGAFTRPEPSSPAAFTYPEAFLRQGAFAFMVFQCRIGTDGQVRDCTVVEGARLPGIEQNLAALQLARYRPATISGHPVSVEYTFNVRFVPQGITLNRHQELDWARLRVRQNPESRSAWLNLARELAKHAPEDPLYPQAVTRAWFLAPRSGWAASEAAWQLVQSGQYAPALSAVRPFVRRSHNPYVLETAAAAQFGLKQCTAALAEQQKAVELLPAEWPAPERERFQRKLQDYQSACAPPKSVSAATDPR; this is encoded by the coding sequence ATGCGTTGGAGCTGGCTGTTCCTGTCCCTGCTGCTTGGATTCACTGGATGTGCCCATTCGGGCGTCCCGACCCTGCCCGCGAGTCATGGCCATCTGATGTCCGCCATGGAGGACGTTCAGTCGAAGCGGGGCCTCCCGTCGACGGGGCTCTGGGACCTCGCGATAGGGGACGAGGTCGCGCCGCGACCGGCGCCTAAACTGGATCCAGCACAGGCGCCTCTCGTCTTCGAGAAGGCGGTCAAGACGCTGCGGGGCACCCCCGGAGAGGAGGCCGTCCTCAGCGCATTCCGGGACATCTCTGCCGCGTGTGCAGCGGAGTTCGCCGAAGCTTGCACGTTCACGTCCGGGGCGTTCACCCGTCCGGAGCCGAGCTCGCCGGCGGCCTTCACTTATCCCGAGGCGTTCCTCAGGCAAGGCGCGTTCGCATTCATGGTCTTCCAGTGCCGCATCGGCACGGATGGCCAGGTGCGTGACTGCACGGTCGTGGAAGGGGCTCGACTTCCCGGCATCGAGCAGAACCTCGCGGCGCTTCAATTGGCTCGATACCGTCCCGCGACCATTTCGGGGCACCCCGTGAGTGTCGAATACACCTTCAACGTGCGCTTCGTTCCGCAGGGGATCACGTTGAACAGGCATCAAGAACTGGACTGGGCCCGGCTGCGGGTCCGCCAGAACCCCGAGAGCCGTTCGGCATGGCTCAACCTGGCCCGGGAGCTCGCGAAGCATGCTCCAGAGGATCCGCTCTATCCCCAGGCCGTCACCCGCGCCTGGTTCCTGGCGCCCAGGAGTGGGTGGGCCGCCAGCGAGGCCGCGTGGCAGCTCGTGCAGTCAGGCCAGTATGCGCCGGCCCTCAGCGCGGTGCGTCCCTTCGTACGACGCAGCCACAATCCCTATGTGCTGGAGACCGCCGCCGCCGCGCAGTTCGGGCTGAAACAGTGCACCGCCGCACTGGCCGAACAACAGAAGGCCGTGGAGCTGCTGCCCGCGGAATGGCCCGCGCCGGAACGGGAGCGCTTTCAGCGCAAGCTCCAGGACTACCAGTCCGCCTGCGCCCCGCCCAAGTCCGTCAGCGCAGCGACGGATCCTCGCTGA
- a CDS encoding tetratricopeptide repeat protein gives MKDASNDTAAGWPRNTLRALPILVLVMASACAADKSFQRDASWASHFTEAAERIEARARAVGLSRLHDVRAEQAELRGWMERLSKEMALGGPEAQGPGHYALGCGARALGQDAEARTHLEAAWNAGFREPHVAWARAQALSEHYRVLRLAAVATPDTDERKVREEDAERQYRELVLTLLRQAAGAEVPSADFGAALIALHEDRLDAALALLESVGTRHPWFVEARLLRADVFLLRAARRWGKDDKVHAREDLMAGRQALTESATTAESFAPAHLARARFETAAMNLTRPDFSGAVLLLTGGDPGPAKWGVEALDLAARVDPGNPGFACEKARFLNMVAERPDRDEPFSGALRQDAIKAAKHVLELDAESTCGRAEWSLAFVQETEEASRNGTSGSYQLKDALELLETTPLYAQDFAYQLLRARLLGAWADNLSQLARLQPGSPGAERRDQAIEAYRSALALEARIPTYWVRLGELLLARGTDPATKDASADLEQAEAAWGKSVRVNTRAPEVWLLEARIRVAQAQRQRARGEVAGPILEKAVAFLDSEFIRQRRNPDLQHELGRIRMEQAEETWEHGGDPSALLDQAEAAYTQAAKLSPTQGRLGQAAVRVARAEYAWRRGADPTEEAARAEALYRQTQPYLQAQKDEQFAGIDKAAHLQARHLLEQGRDPEPTLMRPRKDDGLEWLSRDRVVHHRATGEFFRLMARHSARTDPQKAEEQFKGAEQNYDEALKVEPSNQEVRLEEGHLFREWAVARKAAKQDPEPPLARGLTLADALLAERPNWPEALLLRAALLRTKDPASAQAREDRDAALKANANLAPGWKRQFPEDPPLNP, from the coding sequence TTGAAAGACGCCTCGAACGACACGGCCGCGGGATGGCCCCGGAACACCCTGCGCGCGTTGCCCATCCTGGTGCTCGTAATGGCCTCGGCGTGCGCGGCGGACAAGTCCTTCCAGCGGGACGCCTCCTGGGCGTCGCACTTCACCGAAGCGGCCGAGCGCATCGAGGCCCGGGCCCGCGCGGTGGGCCTGTCCCGGCTGCACGACGTGCGCGCGGAGCAGGCGGAGCTGCGTGGCTGGATGGAGAGGCTGTCGAAGGAGATGGCTCTGGGCGGCCCCGAGGCGCAGGGGCCCGGGCACTACGCGCTCGGGTGCGGGGCACGCGCGTTGGGCCAGGACGCGGAGGCACGGACGCACCTGGAGGCCGCCTGGAACGCGGGCTTCCGCGAACCCCACGTGGCGTGGGCCCGGGCGCAGGCACTGAGCGAGCACTACCGCGTGCTGCGGCTGGCGGCGGTGGCCACGCCGGACACGGATGAGCGCAAGGTGCGGGAGGAGGACGCGGAGCGCCAGTACCGGGAGCTGGTGCTCACGCTGCTGCGGCAGGCCGCGGGGGCGGAGGTTCCGTCGGCGGACTTCGGCGCGGCGCTCATCGCGTTGCACGAGGACCGCCTGGACGCGGCGCTCGCGCTCCTGGAGTCCGTGGGCACGCGGCATCCGTGGTTCGTGGAAGCGCGGCTGCTGCGCGCGGACGTGTTCCTGCTGCGCGCCGCCCGACGCTGGGGCAAGGACGACAAGGTCCATGCCCGCGAGGACCTGATGGCCGGACGCCAGGCGCTCACGGAGAGCGCGACCACCGCGGAGAGCTTCGCGCCGGCCCACCTGGCGCGGGCCCGCTTCGAGACCGCGGCGATGAACCTCACCCGTCCCGACTTCTCCGGCGCCGTGCTGCTGCTGACCGGCGGCGACCCGGGCCCGGCGAAGTGGGGCGTCGAAGCGCTGGACCTGGCGGCCCGGGTGGATCCCGGCAACCCCGGGTTCGCCTGCGAGAAGGCGCGCTTCCTCAACATGGTGGCGGAGCGTCCGGACCGCGACGAGCCCTTCTCCGGAGCCCTGCGCCAGGATGCCATCAAGGCCGCGAAACACGTCCTGGAGCTGGATGCGGAGAGCACGTGTGGCCGCGCGGAGTGGAGCCTGGCGTTCGTGCAGGAGACGGAGGAAGCCTCGAGGAATGGCACCAGTGGGAGCTACCAGCTCAAGGACGCCCTGGAGTTGCTGGAGACCACGCCGCTGTACGCACAGGATTTCGCGTACCAGCTGCTCCGCGCCCGGCTCCTCGGTGCCTGGGCGGACAACCTCTCCCAGTTGGCCAGGCTCCAGCCCGGGTCGCCTGGCGCGGAGCGCCGGGATCAAGCCATCGAAGCCTACCGGAGCGCGCTCGCGTTGGAGGCGCGCATCCCGACGTACTGGGTCCGGCTGGGGGAGCTGCTCCTGGCCCGGGGGACGGATCCGGCGACGAAGGACGCCAGCGCGGACCTGGAGCAGGCGGAAGCAGCCTGGGGGAAGTCCGTCAGGGTCAACACGAGAGCCCCCGAGGTGTGGCTCCTGGAGGCACGCATCCGCGTGGCGCAGGCCCAGCGGCAACGGGCCCGCGGGGAAGTGGCCGGGCCGATCCTGGAGAAGGCCGTGGCCTTCCTCGACTCCGAATTCATCCGCCAGAGGCGCAATCCCGACCTGCAGCACGAACTGGGGCGGATCCGGATGGAGCAGGCGGAGGAGACCTGGGAGCACGGAGGCGATCCCAGCGCGCTGCTCGACCAGGCGGAGGCGGCCTATACCCAGGCGGCGAAGCTGTCTCCCACTCAGGGCAGACTCGGGCAGGCGGCGGTCCGTGTGGCGCGAGCGGAGTACGCCTGGCGCCGGGGAGCGGATCCCACCGAGGAGGCGGCCCGGGCGGAAGCGCTCTACCGCCAGACGCAGCCCTACCTCCAAGCGCAGAAGGATGAGCAATTCGCGGGCATCGATAAGGCGGCCCACCTCCAGGCGCGACACCTGCTGGAGCAGGGCCGTGATCCAGAGCCCACGCTCATGCGTCCGCGCAAGGACGACGGGCTGGAGTGGCTCAGCCGTGATCGCGTCGTGCATCACCGGGCCACCGGCGAGTTCTTCCGTCTGATGGCCCGCCATTCGGCGCGCACGGATCCCCAGAAGGCGGAAGAGCAGTTCAAGGGCGCGGAGCAGAACTACGACGAGGCCCTCAAGGTCGAGCCCTCGAATCAGGAGGTCCGTTTGGAGGAGGGCCACCTGTTCCGAGAGTGGGCAGTGGCGCGCAAGGCCGCGAAGCAGGATCCGGAGCCGCCGCTGGCACGGGGGCTCACACTCGCGGACGCATTGCTCGCGGAGAGGCCCAACTGGCCCGAAGCCCTCTTGCTGCGCGCGGCGCTCCTGCGCACGAAGGACCCGGCTTCAGCCCAGGCCCGCGAGGACCGGGACGCCGCGCTGAAGGCCAATGCCAACCTCGCGCCCGGCTGGAAGCGGCAGTTCCCCGAGGACCCGCCGCTCAATCCCTGA